In one Gracilinanus agilis isolate LMUSP501 chromosome 6, AgileGrace, whole genome shotgun sequence genomic region, the following are encoded:
- the MMAA gene encoding methylmalonic aciduria type A protein, mitochondrial translates to MNISMLLLFPHHHFLRSFSKTFFRNYQFIFHSGTRFGSGFPCTRPLNSIGLYHAKWMLPLSSFKRRLGVQTTIKLHTEGFSDKERRYVDKLYTGLIQGKRASLAEAITLIESTHSRKRDLAQVLLQMVLTYHREQEESNKGKPLAFRVGLSGPPGAGKSTFIDYFGKMLTENGHKVSVLAVDPSSSTSGGSLLGDKTRMIELSKDMNAYIRPSPTRGTLGGVTRTTNEAILLCEGGGYDIILIETVGVGQSEFAVADMVDMFVLLLPPAGGDELQGIKRGIIEMADLVAITKADGDLVVPARRIQTEYTSAMKLLRKRSKVWRPKVVRISARTGEGITEMWDKMREFRDLMLASSEFISKRQKQQKVWMWNLIQENVLEHFRNCSSVKDQIPLLEEKVAAGDISPGLAADLLLKAFKTQN, encoded by the exons ATGAACATATCTATGTTGCTACTGTTTCCTCACCATCACTTTCTTAGAAgcttttcaaaaacttttttccGAAACTACCAATTCATCTTTCATTCAGGCACTCGTTTTGGATCTGGATTCCCATGTACTCGACCACTTAATTCTATTGGATTGTATCATGCAAAGTGGATGCTGCCATTAAGTAGTTTCAAGAGAAGACTAGGAGTACAGACAACCATAAAGCTACACACAGAGGGATTTTCTGACAAAGAACGAAGATATGTGGATAAACTTTACACTGGCTTAATCCAAGGGAAAAGGGCCTCCCTGGCAGAAGCTATTACTCTTATAGAATCAACTCATAGCAGGAAAAGAGATTTAGCCCAAGTGCTTCTTCAGATGGTATTAACCTATCACAGAGAACAAGAAGAATCAAATAAAGGAAAGCCACTAGCATTTAGAGTAG GACTGTCTGGTCCCCCAGGTGCTGGGAAGTCAACATTTATAGATTATTTTGGGAAGATGCTTACTGAGAATGGACACAAAGTATCTGTATTGGCTGTGGATCCTTCCTCCTCTACAAGTGGGG gTTCACTTTTGGGTGATAAAACTCGAATGATTGAgctgtcaaaagatatgaatgcaTACATCAGACCATCTCCTACTAGAGGAACTTTAGGAGGTGTAACAAGGACTACAAATGAAGCTATTCTTCTCTGTGAAGGAGGAGGCTATGATATCATTCTTATTGAAACTGTAG GTGTGGGGCAATCAGAGTTTGCAGTTGCAGACATGGTTGATATGTTTGTTTTATTACTACCACCAGCAGGAGGAGATGAATTGCAG GGCATCAAACGGGGTATAATTGAAATGGCTGACTTGGTAGCCATAACTAAAGCTGATGGGGACTTGGTTGTGCCAGCTCGAAGGATACAAACAGAGTATACAAGTGCAATGAAATTACTCCGCAAGCGCTCAAAAGTCTGGAGACCAAAG GTAGTACGCATTTCTGCAAGGACTGGAGAAGGTATCACTGAGATGTGGGACAAAATGAGAGAATTCCGGGACCTTATGCTTGCCAGTAGTGAGTTCATTAGCAAGAGACAGAAGCAGCAGAAAGTCTGGATGTGGAACCTAATCCAGGAAAATGTGTTAGAACATTTTCGAAATTGCTCATCAGTGAAGGACCAGATTCCTCTTCTGGAAGAAAAGGTTGCTGCGGGGGATATTTCTCCAGGACTAGCAGCAGATCTATTGTTGAAAGCTTTTAAAACACAAAACTAA